In a genomic window of Gossypium arboreum isolate Shixiya-1 chromosome 9, ASM2569848v2, whole genome shotgun sequence:
- the LOC108467325 gene encoding uncharacterized GPI-anchored protein At4g28100, producing the protein MSPIPFPFFLFFISLFFASFSFTMSSPDALNVQSLPLSTSPPATIPAFPEQSNVVGCPLDLPEQLFHSVKNACGTKRNNGVASELHRSRCCPVLAAWLYAAYSATALGGVGRVVPAVAGRTPSYDMPLLPDDSETCVDDLGKALKQRGVELAKPNETCDAVYCYCGIRLHPLTCPDAFSVDQKGNLVGDDSVERLERNCLSSSSNVNGFPGLGGCNKCLKSLHLLNKKNALNTSKSEERTTKMRNKDCQLMGLTWLLAKNRTSYIRTVSAVLRAMMMSKDGSSPSSCTLNSDGMPLPVDSSEIYDQSSSVTFNLSQHLPVLSLCLLLIHLVVLSYKSS; encoded by the exons ATGTCCCCAATTCCCTTccctttctttctcttctttatcTCCCTCTTCTTTGCCTCTTTTTCCTTCACTATGTCCAGCCCTGACGCCCTCAATGTCCAATCCCTCCCTCTATCCACATCCCCACCTGCAACGATCCCTGCATTTCCAGAGCAATCCAATGTCGTTGGTTGTCCACTTGATTTACCTGAACAACTCTTTCACAGCGTTAAGAACGCTTGCGGCACTAAGAGAAACAATGGGGTGGCGAGTGAGCTCCACCGCAGTCGCTGCTGTCCTGTTCTCGCTGCATGGCTTTACGCCGCTTACTCCGCCACCGCCCTTGGTGGGGTTGGAAGAGTAGTGCCAGCGGTTGCGGGGCGTACCCCATCTTATGACATGCCATTGCTGCCGGATGACTCGGAAACCTGTGTGGATGACTTAGGGAAAGCTCTGAAACAGAGAGGCGTGGAGTTGGCTAAACCGAACGAGACATGCGATGCGGTGTATTGCTATTGTGGCATCAGGCTTCACCCACTGACTTGCCCTGATGCTTTCTCAGTGGACCAAAAGGGCAACCTTGTAGGGGATGACAGTGTGGAGAGATTGGAGAGAAATTGCTTAAGTAGCAGCTCCAATGTTAATGGATTTCCAGGTCTTGGGGGTTGCAACAAGTGCTTGAAAAGTCTTCATTTG CTCAACAAGAAGAATGCTTTGAACACAAGCAAGTCAGAAGAAAGGACCACCAAAATGCGCAACAAAGATTGCCAGCTGATGGGTCTCACATGGTTGCTCGCCAAGAATCGGACCTCTTACATTCGGACGGTTTCCGCGGTTTTACGAGCGATGATGATGAGCAAAGATGGTTCGAGCCCTTCTTCCTGCACGTTAAACAGCGACGGAATGCCGCTACCGGTCGATTCTTCTGAAATATATGATCAGTCGTCATCGGTTACCTTTAACTTATCCCAGCATCTGCCAGTTCTATCGCTTTGCTTGTTGCTTATCCACCTTGTTGTATTATCATACAAGTCTAGTTAG